One window of the Eucalyptus grandis isolate ANBG69807.140 chromosome 8, ASM1654582v1, whole genome shotgun sequence genome contains the following:
- the LOC104431150 gene encoding cell wall / vacuolar inhibitor of fructosidase 1-like: protein MKTPAVFKLLSFSQILLITVLPFASASTDLVNYTCRKTPYTVFCAAALGLDPRSSTADTKTLGLIMVDKVEAHAKSTLTKIKYLRGKAAHPRTKQALTSCEQSYGFIVSAMVPPSKESLTKGDYKFAVEYMNAAVNDVQECEAGFGGSKSPISDSNDYEHKAAAVASAIAGLLL from the coding sequence ATGAAGACTCCAGCGGTCTTCAAACTCCTCTCGTTCTCTCAAATTCTTCTCATCACCGTCCTCCCGTTCGCATCCGCCTCCACCGACCTCGTGAACTACACATGCAGGAAGACGCCATACACCGTCTTCTGCGCCGCAGCTCTCGGTTTGGACCCCCGGAGCTCCACCGCAGACACCAAAACCCTAGGCCTAATCATGGTCGACAAGGTCGAGGCGCATGCCAAGTCGACTTTGACCAAAATCAAGTACTTGCGCGGCAAAGCCGCCCACCCGAGGACGAAGCAGGCATTGACCTCTTGCGAGCAGTCGTACGGATTCATCGTAAGCGCGATGGTGCCCCCTAGCAAGGAAAGTTTGACGAAAGGTGACTACAAGTTCGCCGTGGAGTACATGAATGCCGCGGTAAACGACGTGCAGGAGTGTGAAGCGGGCTTCGGAGGCTCAAAGTCGCCAATATCGGACTCGAACGATTATGAGCACAAAGCTGCCGCGGTGGCTTCCGCCATTGCCGGTTTATTGCTGTGA
- the LOC108954469 gene encoding cell wall / vacuolar inhibitor of fructosidase 1 produces METPGVFKLLSFSLILLIAFLPLASAPTDLVNYTCKKTPYTVFCAAALSLDPRSSTADTKTLGLIMVDKVEAHAKSTLTKIKYLRGKAAHPRTKQALTSCEQSYGFIVSAMVPPSKESLTKGDYKFAVEYMNAAVNDVQECEAGFSGSKSPISDSNDYEHKAAAVASAIAGFV; encoded by the exons ATGGAGACTCCAGGGGTCTTCAAACTTCTCTCGTTCTCTCTAATTCTTCTCATCGCCTTCCTCCCGCTCGCATCCGCCCCCACCGACCTCGTGAACTACACATGCAAGAAGACGCCATACACCGTCTTCTGCGCCGCAGCTCTCAGTTTGGACCCCCGGAGCTCCACCGCAGACACCAAAACCCTAGGCCTAATCATGGTCGACAAGGTCGAGGCGCATGCCAAGTCGACTTTGACCAAAATCAAGTACTTGCGCGGCAAAGCCGCCCACCCGAGGACGAAGCAGGCATTGACCTCTTGCGAGCAGTCGTACGGATTCATCGTAAGCGCGATGGTGCCCCCTAGCAAGGAAAGTTTGACGAAAGGTGACTACAAGTTCGCCGTGGAGTACATGAATGCCGCAGTAAACGACGTGCAGGAGTGCGAAGCGGGCTTCAGCGGCTCAAAGTCACCAATATCGGACTCGAACGATTATGAGCACAAAGCTGCCGCGGTGGCTTCCGCCATTGCCG ggtttgtttaa
- the LOC104431147 gene encoding cell wall / vacuolar inhibitor of fructosidase 1-like: MKTPMLFTLVSFTQLLLITILPLASADLIDDTCKKMPDVDSCIAILRSDPRSSTADTPTLGLISVDTADSNAEVTLDEIKDLLGKSPDSKTKQALTSCEASYGNIRSSLVPPSRESFTKGDYKFAVQYMNDAANTAAVCEAGFGGPKSPIYDANMFERNAGLLASAIASSLL; the protein is encoded by the coding sequence ATGAAGACTCCAATGCTCTTCACACTTGTCTCGTTCACTCAACTTCTTCTCATCACCATCCTCCCACTCGCATCCGCCGACCTCATCGACGACACCTGCAAGAAGATGCCGGACGTCGACTCCTGCATCGCGATCCTCAGGTCTGACCCCCGGAGCTCCACCGCGGACACCCCGACCCTAGGCCTAATCTCTGTCGACACGGCCGACTCAAACGCCGAGGTGACTCTGGACGAGATCAAGGACTTGCTCGGCAAATCCCCCGACTCAAAGACGAAGCAGGCGCTGACCTCTTGCGAGGCGTCGTACGGAAATATCAGAAGTTCGTTGGTGCCGCCAAGCAGGGAAAGTTTCACGAAAGGTGACTACAAGTTCGCCGTGCAGTACATGAATGACGCAGCGAACACGGCGGCGGTGTGCGAAGCAGGCTTCGGAGGCCCAAAGTCGCCGATATACGACGCGAACATGTTTGAGCGCAACGCAGGCTTGTTGGCTTCCGCCATTGCCAGTTCATTGCTGTGA